A stretch of DNA from Vidua chalybeata isolate OUT-0048 chromosome 3, bVidCha1 merged haplotype, whole genome shotgun sequence:
AACGTGTTCGATATTTACCCATTAAGTAGCAGCACTGACCTTATCTACAGCTTCTACACGCCTAGTTCTCTTCATGATCTCCTCAAGCCTCTACAATGAAATGTAAAGGGGTAAAATAATGTTTGCTGGCATTAATTTGCATATCTTTCTCCCAAACCACAACTGCTTGTCATTTATCAGCTGTATCTGTTTATtgcaaaaaaatgaattatttattactGTTGGCAGTATTCCCTTCACTGTCACATCAGGCCAATGAGGACTGCAGCCTTTCTGAGAGCACATTTATATCATTTACTTCCTACTGCTCAGGTGGAAACAGAGTGCTAAGGCAAAACCAATCACAGTTTCTCGGCATGGACAGAGTTACCTTCTTCCTTTCCAAGCGCTCTTGCTCTTCTCTTTGGAAATGCTTTTCACGTTCTAATCGAATCCTCTCAGCCTCTTCCCGCAGGCGAGCTTCCTCTTCTTTCTATGTTGgtggtaaaagaaaaataagtgagGAATAATTTACTATATAAGGAGAGTTTTATACTCTATGTATAATTATGCATatctacaactccctgaaaagACACTTTTGGGGTTTACAAGTCATCAAAAATCTTTTCAGATGGAATAACTAAACAATGGACATCATGTTTTGGACATCTGTGCCTGCTCCAGAACACACCAGATGACAAATAAGGAATAAATTTCTAGCCTTCAGCATTAaaacagcagccaggaaagTATTAGAGAGACCCATGTTTTGTGTGGTGGATATTTTTGAGAGTAAAACAAATGCAGTAGAATGTTTTGTTTGGCCAACAGAGTAATCGTTTAATGAGACCAAGGGCAAACATCCACAGGATCATTTGCAGAAACttttcattcctgcttttttaatgaaatgcaaaatttgcCTGGAATATACTGTAGAGGGGCCTTGCTCCCTGACTGCAACACTGTTATATGATGGAACTACTACAACAGATCATTTTTTGTATCTCTAACATCCAAAAAAGCCTTGGCCATGTGCTGTCTCTGAGTGATAAACTGATTTAAGCCTCAGTTTAACATTTCAAAGAAAGTAGCACACAtcttctgaaaaagaacaaTGAAGTTTCTCAGCCATATTCACTAACACAGttctttaaacatttattaTCAGAAGCATACACCAGAAGAAAACCTCATGTCTACAAGGCAAATTGAAGTGTTGGATTGTGGAAGAATACAGCACATGCAAGAAGAGGACACGTGAGAAGAGAAGACTCCTATCCAGAATGCTTACCACAGCCTCTCCTGAAGTCAGTAAACCAACATTACGCCCATCAAAAATGAAAGAACTtgaaaaacttaattttcatttataatcTTACATTTTTTGACTAGCTACTCTGATTTCAGGAGTACTGGGCCAGACAGAGGTTCTCCTTTGTTTGATTAAATCTACCCcttcctgccagccccacacaaAAGCAGTATTTGACACAGGATTCAGCAGCAGTACTATATCTCCAGCAAAGTGAATAGTTATCTTTACATCTGGACTGCTATAATTGTTGGGACAAAGAATTCTCTGGTATAACAGCATTTATCAAAATTCCCCGATACaactatattatttttttcccacaatttaTGAGGCATAAGAAAGGATTTGTCCTAAATACACTgtaaagagagagaggaaaaaaaaaccccaaaactcaacTCCCTACCAAATGTTTTTGTTGAGTACAAAGATCTCAACTCTTTGAACTACTCTATGGAATGAACTCTGTCCAATACTTTTCAGATAGCATTTAAATTGTAGATACTGCTCTAATTTAGGTGCTGTGTAAGAAGTGCTGCTTCACCCACTTCACTGCCAACTAGACTGGCCCACAAATTGCAAGAGGAAAGCATACTTGTTTCTGAATGCGCTccatctcttctttctccttctgctctCTTTCTTCTGCCTGGCGGCGCAGCCGTTCTTCCTTTTCCCGCTCCTCTGCatccttcctttgtttttctgcttcttgtctGCGAGCTTCCTCCTCTTCTCGGCGAGCTCTTTCTTCAGCTATCCTCTGTGACaactcttctttcttttgtctGCAATCATTAAATAAGCATAAGAAAACAAGTAATAAAAGTAGGCAGAAAAGCCAAACCACCAGATTCCTGATCCAGCACTGCTATCCCAGCACTTGATAAAGGGTGCACTGCTGTCCTATTTCTAAGCTGTCTGTTCTGCTTCCCATAGGGGTCAAACATGAAGCCCAATGCAATATAAAAAATCTTTGCAATGCAACGCCAATACTTTTCCAGCATACCTCTACCTAATCCATGACTCGCATACTTTCTGAGTCAGAAATAATGTCTTGGATTAATACATTTTGCAAAACACTCCCTTCTGCTATAATCATACTTTGAAAAAGTGCGCATTTTTAGTACCCATCTCACCTCATGGCAATGATTCCTCgatgaaaaaaaagtatctaaGTCTGTTGATTTTTGAAGGTTACCACCTAACCTTACTAATGGCCCGTCATCCTTGCATTATGAAGTGAGTGACTTTTCCCTTCACCTTTGATGTTTCCCGAATTTATTGGGAAACTTTATTTAGGACTTTTTAGTGTATCTTCCCAGCTGAAGAATCCTCACCTGTTTAGGAGATTTTCAGATGGGAACTCTTTTGTGCTTATGATCTTCCTTGATGTCTGTCTGCACTTACTTTTCTAGTTTTACTAATTTtactatgtaaaaaaaaaataaaattcagcattCAAAATGTAGATTTATCTTTGGTATTTCAGAATGACATTTTCATGTTGTTCTTGTTTTCTATTAACTTGTAACAGTTCATTTACTTTGTCAACCATGACGCACCTGATACTTTTATATATTCAATTCCAAACAAGATCTCTTCCCTCAGAAATAATTCACCCAGAGACCAACAAGTTAGGATTATTTCCTACACACATTCATTTATACTTATCAGTACAGTAATTCAGCTTCCATTTTGTAGCTCAGCAACATATGTCTCAACCTGTTCACAACTGACTTATCTCACTGGAGACCAACATCATTTCACTGGCCTCAACTCCTTTCAAGTTCTTTTACAAAGGCACTGCACAGACACTGGAAACTCCTTTCACTGTGAAAGCTGAttattctttacttttttttcatctttctgacTTAGTATTTATTCACCGTATTACTCTTATGccacagcagcttttttttcttcaagactCTTTTTGAGAGAGTCAGTGTTGTGAGCCTTTTGGAAAGCCAGGCTATTTTAACTAGTTCTGCCTTGTTCCTATCGGCAAAGTGGTTAAAGAAATCCAACAAATTCCAGAGGCATGGCAGCCCTCTAAAAAACACCACCTGTGCTTTAGCCAGAGTCATGAGTATCCAGATGGGCTACTCATTTGCTATTAGAAAGTGAGATGTAACATTAATTACCCTCCAAAACTTGTGGGAGAGTGTTGGGGGtgtctttattttaaacaagaaaacaaagatgtCTAAGTCACAACAGGTGGACACCTAAAGCACCACCCACAACAGAGATCTTACAACTCAAAGTAAGAGACTTTGTGCCGATCACAAAGTTGAAAACAGCCATGCAGAGTTCTCTAGCTGGAACAAAAAAGTACAGCTTAGTTAAtctctgaggaaaaaatgaatcACAGCTGCAAGGATCTGCTCTCTTCTCCTGTCCTATTTTAAAGCACTACTTAGAATATGTTTTAACCTTACAGATCTGCTTATGTGTATATTCCACCAACTGAAAAACCCAacaggaaaatatgtttttgggAGGAACTTGTGCCTCCTGCACTTCAGTGCTGTGCTTCATATATAACAATGTAACAGCAGAATACACACAACAAGCTGCTAAAAACCTATCTTCTCTACTACAGAGGCCTAGAATTACCTTTCAagctcttctctttccctcctttcctgctcctcccgTTCCCGCTGCTCACGGGCAAGGCGCCTCTTTTCAGTCAGCAGCCTTGTTGCTTCTTCAGGGTCAGTTGTACCTGCTGAGGGCTtgggcagtgctgtggctggagaaggaggtgatGGAGCAGGAGGTAGGGATGAGCTGGCTGCTGAAacaaatgggaaagaaaattagtttgCCACTCTCTTGAAGGGAACAGAAAATACTTCTAAGTGCACTGCAAAGTGTTTTCAAgcttatgtgtttttttttttaaatgattcaGAGGAGGAAGATGCTTCTAGACACTAGAGGTTCACATACATTCAGGGAAGTTTGGTTTTGCAGGGTATGTTGAAAGCACCTGCAGCTGAAAGTGTAAGTCAAGTTTTCTGTCAGAACAAATGCTGACAGGTGCTTAACAGGAGTTATGCTGACTCAGCAAGTCCCTACCATCACATTACTTAAACTTGCCCAATTCTGTTTGAAGAGCAAAAATAATACAttgtgaaattatattttcttctatctGATCATCCACATCTGAAGATTAGAGCCAGAATTTTTGGTGATAGTCACTTTTGGTGACTTGGTGATCTCAAACATCAACTGTCTGATGTGATCTGCACCAATGGTAGGTCACCAGGTATCATCAGTTTTGGAGCTGCTCCAACCTGAGGGAACTCATGGGAcacagctttttaaattttgccaCTCCTGGTGAACTGTGGCTTGTGTTCAAATCTCAGTAGTGCCTTCATATCAATTCTTTATTCAGCGCCAGGTTTTTTTCGTATTTCTGTAAGTTTGCCTGGTATTCTCTAGCACAGGTACAGAGTGACTCATCACCTTTTCTCTAGACACCAGGGACCATTACCAACACATAAGCTAATGTAAGGAAGCATTCCCAGATTAATCCCATCTGGTAATGCAGGCAAACATGGAGAGGGAAGACTTTGAACTGTCAATGAAATCAGATTCTGACCCaataatatatatgtaaaataagtCATAAGGAACAGCAAGCAGATAATTATAAATCTGCATTTCTAACCATACACTGGGATGTGAATTTTCCTAACCTCACTAACAACTTCTAAAGAGAAGTCTCCTCCCTGATTCCCCCCTTCCTATACCTCATcatgtaaacaaacaaaaattcatttgttttctgtgctgaattcTCATCTGTTGacctctctgctctcctcttcTATCAGCTAAAAACTACAGAGGTCTTTCTAGAACTGCTTCAGGGCTTTGACCATGAATTCAAATGATACTTCTACACCAGTAATTTAAAAAGTGCCAGTGCCTGTTCTCTAGCCTTGAGGTGACCTGGCACAGTTTAGCCCTATGGCAATGGAGCACTATTCTCTCACACTACCAAAACAGGTATTCAGCCCAAACCCAAGGGAACAGTCTGGAGCTGGGCTAACCTCCAAGATGTAGCTGGGAACTCAGAAAATTCTGGGATGttgaaatataaaaaagtaaGCAATTTGATCACTCTGAATCTTGGGAGCCATTTAGAGCCATGTTTTTAGTAGCCTTGAGGACAGAAGGTAAGAAAATGAGAGGCTGCAATTACAGCCTGGATCAGAAACATACCAGAGAGCCTTTGTAATTGTAAACAGTATAAATGACAGAGTTCCTGTACCTCAGCCTCATTTACTAACATGGGTcaaggcagggctgctgctttgaAGGGAGCACAGCTTTGTGCTGCTTAGGGCTCGCTCCTTGCCTCAGGCACTGAAGGTGGCAGCATAACAAGTAGCTTAATGCACACCTGCCCTGCTGTCAGAACAGATAACTCCCAAAAGACCTTTAAAGCTTCCTTGGCATTAGTAAAGTTGTGTATGAGATTTGCCTGCAAAAGCTTGAACAGCTTCATCAGCAATTGCTACCTGCTGACCTCCTGGCTCCTGTGAACACAGAGCCAGTAGGCGGCTGAGCCAGACCAGCGAAAGGCCAGTGCTGTTACCTGTAGGGAATGAGCTGTATACACCTGCAACACAGTCCCAGGAGAATCAGCAACATTCCTCTAGCCCCAAATGCTGTACTGGCACCTCTCTAGATTCTTGAATTCAACCAGCAACTAAGTTTTGGCAGCTGGGGCCTCCATTGGCAGTACAAAGCCATCCTATAACCTCACACTTAAAATGCTCTGCCTGAGGCCTCCATCTTTGGTCCCAACCACCACCTCCTCTGactttgggaaaacacattcaATTTGAAGGGCTACTCACTGCTTTGACTATAGTACCCTTCTCTTTAATTCGTTTCCACTTTATATTCTTGTTTGTATTCTTTGATGTGAATACAAACTGCTTGACTTTTGAATACCTTTATCACACATAACCTGTTTCAATACTGAGACCTTGTCACAAACTCAAATACTGACAGATGCTGCAAAGAAGTGGAGTCTCTTTTCCTCCTGAACTAAACAGTCAAATAAGCATGATGGCTTCTCTGATCTGCACCTTGTACTGGAGAACTACAACTTCTAAACACTTGCGAAGTTATCTCAGTGGTATCtctgaaatggttttaaaaggAAGTTTTCTCCTCAAAAGAAAGCAGGCAGAAGATAGAAATTAAATCTCCTTTGCATGCCCTTGGCAAACAGATACATCCATCCACCCTTTTTGTGGGGTTGCACCTTCTGTAAAGGCCCTGGGTATCAGACAGGAACTACTGTAACGGGACgtaataaaacagaagaaatcaaTTCATTTGAGGTTTTTTCACAGAACAAGCCCAAACCATATCTGCTTCAGTTGAATGCAAGATTACTAATACTTAAAAATGTTATCTGAAAGATAACTACAGGGAAGTCTATGAATTTTAAGTTCACAATCGTAACTAACCCAACTTGTGTATCCCAGTGGATACACTGGACTTTATCTCATCTGCAAGAGACAGTTTATGCAATATTTAGAATGAACTAATTTGTCTGCTAGAAGAAacctgtattttttcatttttagatttACCTTTTACCCTTTCTACACTttataatctttcttttttttgtgtgtgcgtACATCCTTTTCTGTATTGCTACTTTTCAAGGTTGGTAGGGTTTGGTGCGGGTTTCTTGTTCACTAGTTAACTATTTTTAATAACtcattttcccttaaaaattcTCCCTATTCCTTTTTACTCTTCTCCTTGGTTCTTTGCATTCCACTGTATTCTGCTAATCTCTCCTATGATATGGTCCTCTTGCAATATTATACATAAGCCAGCAGTGTTACCAGCACAAGTGCACTGTGTCAAGCAGAGCTGGACATTCTCACTGCTCACACACTTTATGTGGTGGTTTCCTGTACCGTTAAGTCTTCAGACCATTATTATTCTACTTCAATAGTTTGTAAAGAAGCTATGTTATGATATGGAGAACGAAATTCCTGTCCAAAAGGGCAGAGAAGAGGCTTGTGAAGCCACACTGTCTGAGGCAGCTTGGCATGTTGTTTTGACTTAGAAGCAGGAGGGCTTCAACCTGCCTACAGTTTTTCCTCATGATGAACATACATCAGCAGGTGTGTTGTGAAAAATTCAGACTAACTTTtgacagaaaaatactgaaagcaacatcatttcagagaaagggaaggaaaaatataaaacattccTTATCGTAAAGCAGGATGTCTCCTTACCTTCAGTTAGCTCTGCTTGGACAGTGAGCTGTTCCTGACTTGCGGGTTCTCCAGCACCTGCTGAAGTTCCTTTACTCTCTTCTGTCCTCACCTCTTTGGCCttttcagcctccttttctgGTCTTTTCTTCTCACCTTCTGGTTTGATCTCTTTTTTGACTGGCCGGATGTTGCCAGGAGAGGGAGGACGTGTCTGAGCAGAGGAAACTTTGGAGGAACCAGGTGGGGAAGTTATCTGCTTGGGTGTGCCaggcaaaaaaggcaaagaCTTTGACGCATGCCTGTGTAATCAAAGAGTGACAATGCTGGTTTCCACTTATATATCATTTCTACAACCATAGCAGCTAAAAATAAAGCCACCTCTGTTTCTCTATCAAGCAGGACTGCTGGCACAACTGATTTGGTTTCATGCAAAATGCCTCTCTCCAACTCTCCAGATGTGAGAGCACTGCACCCAACCAGGAAGGAAGAAACCAAGtattttcctgcccttccccagaACAGtagcaagatttttttaaaagcaggactgtctttccttttttttgcagAGAGGAAACATTTACATCATCAAATATGTTTGCCCTGTTCCACATTTGATTAATAGAACAATCAGAGCTGCCTATAGCTCATGTCCAGCTAAGCATGTACTTGACTTACCAAACTGGAGAGGGAGCTGATGATCTAGCTTTGAGGTTGGAAGTAAAATGACCTCCTTTAAAGTTGGCTGAGAAGCTGGATGAAAAATGgtccttttctcttttgtcaGTCTATAGCTCagcaaacaaaaagacaaagtCAAGCCAGAGTTCACACAgctaaagaaagcaaagcaagctTAGTTAAGGACAAGGAATTGGGGGGCTGAGAAAAAGCAGTGCTGAGTCAGTGGTTTCTACAGCTTGTTTAACAAGTTCCTTAATATAGCTTCTGTAACCTGACACCATCTTTGTCAGTAGATGTGCATTTGACAACAAGAATGCTTCTTAATCATTCTCTCCTGTCCTAAGATGTAATGGGCTAATTTGCAGAGGCTTATTTTTacacaggcaaaaaaattaccttttatAGTTTGATCTTTGCTGACTGCCACAGAGTACCTTCCACTGCTGCCCATAAACACAggatttcttttgaagaaaacacaaaacaaactcTCCCTCCCCTTGGCTCATACTTGGTCACAGTCTTCCTATATAGCACAATATTTTGGATTCATGCTTACAAGTGAACACCACAGATGTCCTCAAAGCTTCCAAATATGGTACACCAGCTATCTTagtctttcttttcttggatGATTTTACAGCACATACTTTTTGCCATTGATTCTTATATGTGATAgtgatttcctttttccttcttgtgtttaaaaaataaaatcctaagTTGAGAAACATTTCTAATAACACAAACCAGAGCTACAAAAGAACTACTACTTTAAGGGAATATATCAGAATTTAGGTATCTATATACTTCCCGTATTTAAGTATAGATGAAAAACTTCATGGTTTTGGAATAACGAGCTCAGATCCCAGGAGTCGTAAGAATAGGAATACTGGAAAGTACACTGAGCTGCCACTCAGCCAGCAagaggcagaggctgctgctcacCACCTTGGCTGGGGCTTAAACACAACCCCTGTAGCAGGTGTGTCATGAGGCTTGAGAGCCTCACCAGATGAAAGCTGTGCAATACTTGTCCCCTGAACTGAAAGCCAGGTTAACAactggaaaagactgaaaacaaCTTCATGAGCACATGATGTGTTGAGTTATCAAAGTAAACACAACCAGAATAAATGTACTACAATGAACAAGAGTTTTGGCTTGCTAACAGTAACTCTCTATTGCATCTGCTTTATTAATACTGAAAGCAGAGGATCAGAAAATTTTTCCTCATATCAATAAAGTAAAAAGCTGAATTCATAGCAAAGTTTTCAGAAACATAAAAGATTCTTCACATCATACAGGCAAACCTGTTGCAATCAGAAAGACTTAAGAGGAAGAACCAACAGGCTGGGAGACTGCCATGCTCTATGCACATGCCAGGGAATTTCTCTAAAGATACATACTAAGGCTATGCCTTAGCTTAAACTTCAGTATACTACCCTCTGCCTGAAAGATTATGTGGTGCCTGAAAGATAAAGCGGCTATGACTCGTGGCACTTTGATTAACACTGCTTCCAACAAGGATGtcaacagcagcactgcctcttGACCTTCTGCCCATCAGGCCAAATGAAAATGCAAGTACCTCTTACACAATGTTTTGCAGAGATGACTTCAACTCTTCTCACACTCTAAACTAATTCAGATTGTAGAGTACAAGAAAAATATAACTGCTCAGGTACAGCAAATTAATCTGAACTGGGTCTGACTGCATCCCACTGGCTTGGGATGCAGTCAACATGAGTTTGTTCTACTGTTTCGATTTTCCTAAAAGCTCAGATCAGCCCTAGTACTGCTACTAAATCATTCAGAATGAACAGTGACCTGTGGAAAGCCTTGCTTATAAACCATGCTCCTAAACCAACTTCTTCCTTCCCAGTGAGGAAAAGTTTACTAACCTGTTCTCCTAAGAAAGTACAGATGAAGTGAGAGTACTCTATGCACTTGTGTACAGAGACATGTGAGTGCATGCATCCCCCCCCTCTGTATTCTAGGGGCTCAGCTGAATTTGCTAGAGGCCTCAAAAGACATCAAATTCTGGAACCTTTGTGAAAACAGCCTGCTGGTAAAAACAAGTTCCCCAGGGAAAAATGGCAACACCATCTTGGGCCTTAAAAGGCAGCAAGGAATTTTGTGAATGGGGCACTGTGACTGCCTCTGTGCCTTGTGAGAAGTTAAGGCATCTACTCTGCAAACACAGGTCTTTGGAAAACATCAGTGTTTTTCCACATGGATTCTTTGGTGCATAatcaggctgtgccagcacataACGTAGCACGTTTCAGTTAAAATCCAGCCAGCTATGACACAAACTGGAGAGGTGGGGATGGTGCAGAGGGGAGGAAGTATCCCTGCAGCTATTCCAGTCCTAACAAGCAGTGCAGTCAGGTGATCATGGCACAGGATGCTACGGACATGTGCGGCTGCCAAGCTTACCCCTGCAAGGTGTGTTGTTCTCCGACGTCCAACGGCATCAGTGGAAGCATAAAGTTTTGCTCGTTCTCCTGAATTCCTACAGTTCAGGGCCTTGTAGGACAGAGGACTGAGGGGGCTGCAAGATGCTGAACGGGGACAAACGGGGATAACTACggtgttggttggttttgttatttattaGTTTTAATTACAGAGTAGCATTGGAGAATTGACAGAGGAAAGCCAGCAGGAACAGAAACGACcgagaaagacagaaaagaaagaaggtaTTAATACATAGAGAAATTACTAATTATCAAGTCAGAACCATCATTTGACACATTAGCTTGGCCACACAGACAGCAAGGCTGCAAGTTCAATACGTCCTCATGCACTTTTCCATTTGTAAACTAATTAGTGTTTGAGTAACCAGGATGGCAGCTTGTGTTGGTCTGCACAAGCAAAAAGACTATTACCAAAAGATCTGACAATACCATGTATCAGATGCTCTGATTTTATCTTCAAAGAGAACTTTAACTGCAAAACATATCATGGGAAACTTCTTGCAGCAAAGTGTTCTTGGACTTTTTCTTGATTTAACTGAAGGAGAAGGTTGGGAAAAACTACATTATTActgcaaagttttatttttctgctcctgtttGTCTCTTCTGGTCATTTAATTGAGTCTTAGCACAATTATTATCCAGCATGTCACTTGAGGAAAAAATAGGGGCTCTATAAtctttttcctattcttttttttctccgTGCCAAAGAAATTTACATCCTCTATTTCCTTAATGAAAAGCCAAACCAAATGAAAGCAAACCAATATTTCTTGCCTGTATATCCCTTTCTGAGCGCACTCGAAAGAATGCAGTTCCATATACAGTTAATTCTTCTAGTCTTACAAAAGTACAGCTGCTGTTACAGGAAGAGCTCATAGACTTAACAGTATTAATGCTGCAAATTCTCCTGCACCAAGAGATTAACATTATGAATAAAGAGTTTCATGTAAGTGTTACAGCAATGGCACTATTGCTTGCCTTATAGTTCATAGGGATTTATGTTTAACGAGGAATTATGACTAActtaaaaacaagcaagaaacaagaaaacagggatttttgtttatggttttgttttggttgagGGCATCTAAACCAGATAGGAGGCAGTGGCATAATGCTTTACACCACTTATAATTTATGTGGCTCCTGCTCTGTGATTAAATTCCCCTTCTATATGCTGATTACCTGAAGTTACCACCAAGGAAGACAACACAAGTATTCCAAGAGAAACAGttcattttcatttgtgaaGTTGCCAAACAATGCTTTAGGCAGCACTTCCAATTATTCATGTACTAACAGGATTACATCTATTCAGAGGAGCTTTTTGAAAGctatttacaaaatattttggttttgaaagatttgtttaaaaaaagatcttttATGCCGGATGTCCCTAATACCTCACTTAAAATTTAAGGACATGAATCCATATTTAActcagtttggatttttttacactgcaatttatttttatagccaAAGGGCAGGGAAATTTTCTACGGAATAATGGCAGGTTGAGATGAGTGGAGTGCGGAGAGCACAGCTGTGAGCCATTGCCATCACTTGATCATTAATCTCCAGGAAGCATCCTGTATGAAGGGGCTGAAGTTATTGCTCCTAGAGAATAatacctggaaaaaaatgagcagaTGGATTATTCTTCTGGAGGTATAGTTCCAGTTAGCATAGGGAAGGCATTTCAGGGAAGTGCCTTAGACTGAACTGACAAATCAGCCTTTCCTGCTATTTGAAGCCTTTCTCAATATTCCACTCAGTTTAAAGTTGGTTGTGCAGTATAAACAAGAGCAGTCACAAAAAGCTTCCTGCTTGCTCCAGGAAGGTAACCACTTACATGCAACCTTTTCAACTACTCCCTAATGAAGAGCTCAATTTCCAATATCCTTCTTGGTAGGtgatattaaatattaattttataagcTATTGTTTTTGAAGAGTGAAAAGAATTCTGTGCTTGTTAATTCTGCTATTTGCAGAATATCACCCACATGTTTGCTCCTACAGCACTACCCCTGTGGAAACATACCACAGCCTAATTAGTTATAAGAGTTCTTAAGTGAAAGCTTCTTTAAAAGTAATCTTAGCAGATCTCTGTTCCTTCTTACCTTCTATGTTCtttaattagaataaaaatCCCATCCACATCAGACAAGAAAGACTTGC
This window harbors:
- the MAP7 gene encoding ensconsin isoform X6 codes for the protein MAEAAGRSGGRRRPAATAQGASANYQGSISATQERLCSKGFKGRRLLQNGLWIGADCSQAACTLEASSNTQATEGSETQDKKITSGQSNTGNKPDHPTVLKVDDRQRLARERREEREKQLAARESVWLEREERARQHYEKHLEERRKKLEEQRLKEERRRAAVEEKRRQKLEEEKERHEAVVRRTIERSQKPKQRQNRWSWGGALHNRINNTDRDRRSVSTMNLSKHVDPVINKRLSSSSATLLNSPDRARRLQLSPWESSIVSRLLTPTHSFLARSKSTAALSGDAVIPVCPRSASCSPLSPLSYKALNCRNSGERAKLYASTDAVGRRRTTHLAGTDKREKDHFSSSFSANFKGGHFTSNLKARSSAPSPVWHASKSLPFLPGTPKQITSPPGSSKVSSAQTRPPSPGNIRPVKKEIKPEGEKKRPEKEAEKAKEVRTEESKGTSAGAGEPASQEQLTVQAELTEAASSSLPPAPSPPSPATALPKPSAGTTDPEEATRLLTEKRRLAREQREREEQERREREELERQKKEELSQRIAEERARREEEEARRQEAEKQRKDAEEREKEERLRRQAEEREQKEKEEMERIQKQKEEEARLREEAERIRLEREKHFQREEQERLERKKRLEEIMKRTRRVEAVDKKSNDQQNGHISKANITGEAVAGSPASPSEPAAGPQLQHAVPPPHNGTLAACMHGGVPHQPPANVDR